One genomic window of Tenacibaculum tangerinum includes the following:
- the rpsC gene encoding 30S ribosomal protein S3, giving the protein MGQKTNPIGNRLGIIRGWESNWYGGNDYGDKIAEDDKIRKYLYARLSKASVSRIIIERTLKLVTVTITTARPGIIIGKGGQEVDKLKEELKKITGKEVQINIFEIKRPELDARLVASSIARQIENRISYKRATKMAIAAAMRMNAEGIKVQLSGRLNGAEMARSEHYKEGRIPLSTFRADIDYALVEAHTTYGRIGVKVWIMKGEVYGKRELSPLVGLSKQKGSGNKGGGNGKRQPRRRK; this is encoded by the coding sequence ATGGGACAAAAGACAAATCCAATAGGAAATCGTTTAGGAATTATCAGAGGATGGGAATCTAACTGGTACGGTGGAAATGACTACGGAGATAAGATTGCTGAAGATGATAAGATAAGAAAGTATTTATATGCTAGATTATCAAAGGCAAGTGTATCAAGAATTATTATTGAGCGTACTTTAAAACTTGTAACCGTTACTATCACTACAGCACGTCCAGGTATCATTATTGGTAAAGGAGGTCAAGAGGTAGACAAGTTAAAAGAAGAGCTTAAGAAAATTACTGGTAAAGAAGTTCAAATTAATATTTTCGAAATTAAACGTCCAGAATTAGATGCAAGATTAGTTGCATCAAGTATTGCACGTCAAATCGAAAACAGAATTTCTTACAAGCGAGCTACTAAAATGGCAATCGCTGCTGCAATGAGAATGAATGCAGAAGGAATAAAAGTGCAATTATCAGGTCGTTTAAACGGAGCTGAAATGGCACGTTCTGAGCATTACAAAGAAGGAAGAATTCCTCTTTCTACCTTCAGAGCAGATATCGATTATGCACTTGTTGAAGCACATACTACATACGGAAGAATCGGTGTGAAAGTATGGATTATGAAAGGTGAGGTTTATGGAAAACGTGAATTATCTCCATTAGTTGGACTATCGAAGCAAAAAGGTAGTGGAAACAAAGGTGGTGGTAATGGTAAACGTCAACCTCGCAGAAGAAAATAA
- the rplP gene encoding 50S ribosomal protein L16 gives MLQPKRVKYRKVQKAKGNMNGNSGRGTQLSNGMFGIKSLDQNLLTSRQIEAARIAATRYMKREGQLWIKIFPDKPITKKPLEVRMGKGKGAPDHFVAVVKPGRILFEVGGVPMHIAKEALRLAAQKLPVKTKFVIARDFDYNA, from the coding sequence ATGTTACAGCCAAAAAGAGTAAAATACCGTAAGGTACAGAAGGCGAAAGGAAATATGAATGGTAATTCTGGTAGAGGTACTCAACTTTCTAACGGAATGTTTGGTATCAAATCATTAGACCAGAACTTACTTACCTCTCGTCAAATTGAGGCAGCTCGTATTGCGGCAACTCGTTATATGAAAAGAGAAGGGCAACTTTGGATTAAAATTTTCCCAGACAAACCTATCACTAAGAAACCATTAGAGGTACGTATGGGTAAAGGTAAAGGGGCACCCGATCATTTTGTTGCTGTTGTGAAACCAGGTAGAATTTTGTTTGAAGTTGGTGGAGTGCCAATGCACATAGCAAAAGAAGCACTACGTTTAGCAGCGCAAAAACTTCCTGTAAAAACGAAGTTTGTAATAGCAAGAGATTTTGATTATAACGCTTAA